A portion of the Paenibacillus hamazuiensis genome contains these proteins:
- the serC gene encoding 3-phosphoserine/phosphohydroxythreonine transaminase: MVKRLYNFNPGPAALPLEVLEQAQKELVEYREAGLSLMEMSHRSRQVEELNEETQALLLELLGLEKGYRALFMGGGASTQFALVPLNLLAPGTAGSYALTGSFAEKACNEAAYVGETHIAASSKDAGWRSVPQASGIRPAANAAYLHITTNNTIEGSRYNELPETGDIPLIADMTSDLLSRRMDFRKFALIYAGAQKNLGPAGVTAVIIREDLLPRLSKSIPLILRYETFVKDKSLYNTPPVHTIYMMNLVLKWTLRQGGLERLEQLNADKANLLYRVIDASAGFYKGIIDVPDRSHMNVTWRMADGELERLFVKESERHGFEGLAGHRSVGGLRASVYNAVPAEACRALADFMADFQRRHG; encoded by the coding sequence ATGGTCAAAAGGCTGTACAACTTCAATCCGGGACCGGCTGCGCTGCCGCTGGAGGTGCTGGAGCAAGCTCAGAAGGAATTGGTGGAATACCGGGAGGCGGGATTGTCCCTGATGGAAATGTCCCACAGGAGCCGGCAGGTGGAGGAGCTTAATGAGGAGACGCAGGCGCTCCTTCTTGAGCTGCTCGGCCTGGAAAAAGGGTACCGCGCGCTGTTTATGGGCGGCGGAGCCAGCACGCAGTTTGCGCTCGTGCCGTTAAACCTGCTCGCGCCAGGTACCGCCGGCAGCTACGCGCTGACCGGCAGCTTCGCGGAAAAAGCCTGTAACGAAGCCGCCTATGTAGGTGAGACGCATATTGCGGCAAGCTCGAAGGACGCGGGGTGGCGCAGCGTTCCGCAGGCGAGCGGGATTCGTCCGGCGGCGAATGCGGCGTATCTTCACATCACGACCAACAACACGATCGAAGGATCGCGGTATAACGAGCTGCCGGAAACCGGGGACATTCCGCTGATCGCGGATATGACCAGCGATTTACTCAGCCGGCGCATGGATTTCCGGAAGTTCGCCCTGATCTACGCCGGAGCGCAAAAAAATCTCGGACCGGCCGGCGTCACGGCGGTCATTATCCGGGAAGACCTGCTGCCCCGCCTGTCCAAAAGCATACCGCTGATTCTGCGATACGAGACGTTCGTCAAAGACAAGTCGCTGTATAACACTCCGCCGGTACACACCATTTACATGATGAACCTGGTCCTGAAATGGACGTTGCGGCAAGGGGGCTTGGAGCGGCTGGAGCAGCTCAACGCGGACAAGGCGAATTTGCTGTACCGCGTCATTGATGCCAGCGCAGGTTTTTACAAAGGAATCATCGATGTCCCCGACCGTTCGCACATGAATGTGACGTGGAGAATGGCGGACGGGGAGCTCGAGCGGCTGTTCGTCAAGGAATCGGAGCGGCACGGCTTCGAGGGGCTGGCCGGACACCGGAGCGTCGGAGGTTTGCGCGCTTCCGTTTATAACGCGGTGCCCGCCGAAGCATGCCGGGCGCTTGCCGATTTCATGGCGGATTTTCAAAGAAGACACGGGTAA